The Oryzias latipes chromosome 16, ASM223467v1 genomic sequence GTAAGCAAAGCCACCCAGACTGCTGATGAAACACTGGATATGATCAAGAAGACCCAGTTTGGACAGGACGTCAGGTAGTTCATAAGCAACACAATCTTAACCATAATAACAACACTCCTGTAAACTAACTGGAATCATGATTTTCCTCCAGTGCCCGATTGACAGAAAGTGCGACCCTGGCAAACGAATATGCAACCTCCCTGCATGAGCAGCTTCCCCCTGAAGCCCAGCAGCTGATCACTAAAGTCACCACTGAGGCCGAGGTGTTGAGAGAGCGCGTGAACCAGGAGCTGAACACAGCCAAGGAGAAGCTGGAGCCCTACGCCGAGACCTTGAAATCTCACATCCAGGAGAGAGTGGAGCAGCTTAAACAGGAGCTGGCACCATATGCTGATTCCCTGGACTCCGAGACCCTGAGAGCCACCCTGGTGCAGAAGAGCGAGGAGCTGAAGGCTAACCTGGAGCAGAGTGTGAAGGACCTGCagacccagctgggaccttACACCGATGACCTGAAGCAGAAGGTGGACCAGCACCTGCAGGATTTTAAGGAGAGAGTTGCACCAATTAGTGTGAGAGTCCAGAGTGAGATCGGTCAGAGAGCCCAGCAGGTGAAGGAAATGGCAAG encodes the following:
- the LOC101161439 gene encoding apolipoprotein A-IV isoform X1 — encoded protein: MWRFKLECKLENGHGFVKFPIKANIFSIFTGCNANLFYADAPRPQLEVVADAFWDYVSKATQTADETLDMIKKTQFGQDVSARLTESATLANEYATSLHEQLPPEAQQLITKVTTEAEVLRERVNQELNTAKEKLEPYAETLKSHIQERVEQLKQELAPYADSLDSETLRATLVQKSEELKANLEQSVKDLQTQLGPYTDDLKQKVDQHLQDFKERVAPISVRVQSEIGQRAQQVKEMASPYVDRLRERLDPYAQDLQARLTSLYDSFVKSS
- the LOC101161439 gene encoding apolipoprotein A-I isoform X2; this encodes MKVLAVLVLAVFTGCNANLFYADAPRPQLEVVADAFWDYVSKATQTADETLDMIKKTQFGQDVSARLTESATLANEYATSLHEQLPPEAQQLITKVTTEAEVLRERVNQELNTAKEKLEPYAETLKSHIQERVEQLKQELAPYADSLDSETLRATLVQKSEELKANLEQSVKDLQTQLGPYTDDLKQKVDQHLQDFKERVAPISVRVQSEIGQRAQQVKEMASPYVDRLRERLDPYAQDLQARLTSLYDSFVKSS